The proteins below are encoded in one region of Alphaproteobacteria bacterium:
- the egtD gene encoding L-histidine N(alpha)-methyltransferase has translation MPKDNRARFLDLAPVEESFRDAVLSGLSRREKAIPCKFLYDERGSALFDAICELPEYYLTRTETHILGKFAGEIAARIGRRCQLLEFGSGASRKVRLLLAALEDPGAYFAIDVSCELLRQATAKIAKDFPTLETLGVCADFIEPTRLPPLPFEANGKRVIFFPGSTIGNLTPEDAMRFLRGCRRIVRAGDGMLVGVDLKKDTILLERAYNDSSGVTAAFILNLLTRANRELGANFHTSRFDYQSHYNDRAGRVEMYIRSIADQVVTVAGRQIIFTAGERIHAENSYKYEIGEFQALAARSGFGAQACWRDDDDFFSVHYLRAE, from the coding sequence ATGCCCAAAGACAATCGTGCTCGGTTTCTCGATCTCGCACCCGTCGAGGAGAGTTTCCGCGACGCCGTCCTTTCCGGTCTCTCGCGTCGAGAAAAGGCGATTCCGTGCAAGTTTCTCTACGACGAGCGCGGCTCGGCCCTCTTCGATGCGATCTGCGAGTTGCCGGAATACTATCTGACTCGCACGGAAACACACATTCTCGGAAAATTCGCCGGTGAGATCGCCGCACGGATCGGGCGGCGCTGTCAGCTCCTCGAATTTGGCAGCGGTGCGAGCCGCAAGGTGCGCCTCTTGCTGGCGGCTCTCGAGGATCCCGGCGCCTATTTTGCGATCGATGTCTCGTGCGAGCTTTTGCGGCAGGCAACCGCCAAGATTGCAAAAGACTTTCCGACCCTCGAGACGCTTGGCGTTTGCGCGGATTTCATCGAGCCAACTCGATTACCGCCACTGCCATTCGAGGCAAACGGCAAGCGCGTGATCTTCTTTCCGGGCTCGACCATCGGCAATCTTACGCCCGAGGACGCGATGAGGTTCCTCCGCGGCTGCCGGCGCATCGTGAGAGCGGGGGACGGGATGCTCGTCGGCGTCGATCTCAAGAAAGACACAATCCTGCTCGAGCGCGCCTACAACGATTCATCCGGCGTCACGGCCGCGTTCATCCTCAATCTTCTCACGCGCGCCAATCGCGAGCTCGGGGCGAATTTCCATACCTCGCGCTTTGACTACCAGTCGCACTACAATGACCGAGCCGGCCGCGTCGAGATGTATATCCGCAGCATCGCCGATCAAGTCGTGACCGTTGCCGGCCGACAGATTATCTTCACCGCCGGCGAGCGTATTCACGCCGAGAATTCCTACAAGTACGAGATCGGCGAATTTCAGGCGCTCGCCGCGCGCTCGGGTTTTGGCGCCCAGGCGTGCTGGCGCGACGACGACGACTTCTTCAGCGTGCATTATTTGCGCGCGGAATAG
- a CDS encoding PilZ domain-containing protein produces MADGNGGSKGNTMGINFTRRHFRFDSERFGFVTAPGSNEKIACFIPNVSLGGAYLRFDDEVFLANIRTGDLLRLDVPDFGELHVRIVRSDRKGAGVEFCDDDGVRTTVDRVLHSIVGHLKSIVQVWMQQTA; encoded by the coding sequence ATGGCTGACGGTAACGGTGGGTCGAAGGGCAATACAATGGGGATAAATTTCACCAGAAGGCATTTCCGGTTCGATAGCGAAAGGTTCGGGTTCGTGACCGCACCCGGGTCCAACGAAAAGATTGCATGCTTCATCCCGAATGTGTCACTCGGCGGCGCCTACTTGCGCTTCGACGACGAGGTCTTCCTCGCCAATATACGCACGGGCGATCTGCTTCGACTCGACGTGCCCGACTTCGGCGAACTTCACGTACGCATCGTGCGCTCGGACCGCAAAGGTGCTGGCGTCGAGTTCTGCGACGACGATGGCGTGCGAACCACCGTCGATCGCGTGCTCCATTCGATTGTTGGTCATCTCAAGTCGATCGTCCAGGTCTGGATGCAGCAGACCGCCTGA